In the Primulina tabacum isolate GXHZ01 chromosome 7, ASM2559414v2, whole genome shotgun sequence genome, GAAATGAACAGCTCGAATCCCACTACCTTGGGGAAGTGCCATCCCAGGCATCGTCTCAGATAGCTGCAAACACATGGATAAACACATAAAACACAGTAATGTAGAGATGTGCATGGTATTTGATAAGAGATATTTTGAAGGAGGGATTCTGAAACTGAATAGATAAAAGTTTAACTTCATGCGTTGCAGACAAATGCACCTCGTGATTGATGGCATTGTGGCAACAATCCCTGCACATGTGTATATGACAGGAATCAAAGGCTTGGGCTTGTTTTTCCTAAGCCATATTAAAGAGCATAATGCTGCAAGTGATATACTCAATACCTGGAATATCGTGGAATTATATGAAAATATCAGAACATACGAAACAAAGCTGAATTCATTAAATTTATGAGGAAAAAGTGATATTTGGTATAATACGAGAGGAACAATTAAGTACCAGATTGGCATTAGCTTCAAGACCCTGCAAAACGTAGTCCCAGGTAAATTCTAAGCCTCTGGCACCAACCCAAAGAGGTGCCAACCTATGCAGGACAGAGTCGGCAAAGGCCCAACCTGCCAAAATCGAAATAGATTATAATGCcaacaaaaaaaaacatttagtaAACCAATGATGCAAGATGAAACATTTTAAACCTGTCACAACTGGCCATTCTTTTTGATTGTCTGTAGGGGCCAGATGAACGGTTGTTAATTTAACATATAAGACACCCTGAAAtgaatgatttgattttatatgatttCAATTTCACAAGTGCGGGAGAAGTTTTACTTTTTACGTCAAGTATAATATTGTTCTGCACTCAATCACTTTACCCTCCAATATAACTGAACTATAACTGAGAAAATGGAAACATTACCGCTCAACCTTAAAGCTGAGGCATTGAAAAGAAAATATGTTTTCTACCCAATATTAGAAAAATAGTGATGAGCATATACGTACTTACCAAGTCCAACAGCTTGGAATTTGTGATTTTGAGATATATTTCTGTGAGTCAGCCGTGTTAAAGCAAAATAAAGTCCGGCAACATCTATGAACCCGATCATAGCTTTCATCAGTTCCTGAGATAGAGAACGAGAGAgacgaaaaagaaattaaagaCTTAGCATTAGAAAGGCTTTTTTAATGAAGTGCGACCAATTATCATTATTCATAGTCTCCTACCAAGTACCAGGAACAATACctttcaaataattttaaatctCCTCCCATCATCGAAAGTGAAATCGCAGAAGATTGAAGGGAGaaaacacataatatatatataaggttGTTTATCAGAACTTTCTCAAAGCATCAATTCAGCCATTTCCCATGTTAAAATTTGACGCACAAAATTACAAATCAAAAGAATGATAAATGTCTCATCTTTAAAATGTACTCACTGTGGCAAGGCAACATTTAAGCAACATTTTTAGGAATTAATGGAATTGTAAAAATTAACATTTTACAACAAATTGATGTGTCTTCATGGACATGGAGACCATTGTGGAGTGTTAGATTTTTTTAGAATAAGAATACAAATATTTGACAGTGTTTTGACTTGCAGATATATGATAGCAGAAGTTCGCAACACGCACGCAAAGAATAGAGATAGATAGGAGAAGAGAAAAATGTCAACATATGGAAAAAGGATACCTGATATGGGTCAAAATTGTCACTTTCAGATACCTTGAGAAATGTGGCAAGACAAACAAGCtgcaaaataaaatacatgaatAAGAACGCCTGAAAACGAAGAGGAAAATCAAATGGGATTGCATTAAAAGAGCTCAACCAAAACGACCAACCTTAACCAATGTAGTTATGAGATAAACAACAGCTGCTTTAATTGAAGTGCCAATTGTATCATACTCAGATCTGAGAAAGAAAATTATTCAATACAATAATCAGGACTGACCAGCCCTCACCGCCAAAAACTATGGCTAGTGGGATCATTGCAACTCAATGTTCAAAGTCGTAGAGCAACTAAAACATTACATTTTGATAATGTGCTACATGGACAATTATTTTCCCCTCACAACCCCCTTTCCGTTAACATATTCAATTCAACAATCATTAACACATGTTTAACATATGCAAATCTTAAAAACCCTGAAAATTCCTGTAGGTTACGCTTGGATTAATgacttaaaataatttcaaactccGTGACTTGTTTAGATGGACTAAATCCAAGTGATCAATATCAAGTTAAGCCCTTTTTATAGCAATTGTAACGTAATTCAATACACCTAAAACAagtgacatttaaaatacattctTCAAATCCTTCTCCAAATCAAATACTTCCTTCCAAATACAACCTCAATGAATGTAATATAACACAGGGAATAGAATAAACTCAGTAAGAATGAACTTGCGTTGAAATGGCAAGGGAAATCAACCCAGtaagaaaaaatatatagtAACATACACAAATTCAGAAACCTATATTTTGAACTCAAAGATCAAACTAAAAGCAGTTATTTTCGCAGCTAAATCGAAGTCTGAACATAACTCTGATTACGAAAAAAGATCACATTCATAAACTATTATGCTGAACATAACAATCACTCATATAGATCGAAACCCACCTATCAGTGTTGATCACACTgaatataaaacaataaaaagcaAAATTGCATCAAGTAACTCAAAGCCATTGAGATAACAACAAAAATCCCGTTTTCACAACAAAGAGATCTGACTAAGGTTACTGTAAAAAGATTAGCTTACAAGGGGGTGGCGGAGTAGTAAACGGCGTGAGGTCCGAACGTCAGAATTGCACAGTTGAAGAAGTGAAAAATCGTCATATTTTCTGCCACCGTTAACGTGGGAGAGGAGTAGATCCAACGCAGATTCTTGACAAAAGGAGTCGTTGCAGGATGGTCGGGCTTCAGGGATCTATTGAGGGCTGGAAAATTCTTAGGCCCAAACCAAATAACCAAGCCCAGTGTAGTATTTGGTCCATATGCCTAAACAAAATCGGGCTACTTCGGCATAACCCCATCCACAACCCCATTTTGTTAGGCTGCATATATATTacttgattttaaattttaatcattATTGATGACCAACGAAATCATAATTAATTTGACTTTTTATCGTGTAAATTATGTTATGTTTTGActtttaatctttttttttgaTAGAGTACTGAAATAGTACTGGGCATGTCAATGTTTCACATATCGTATCAGTATTTTCATGTATCATGACAACATTCTGgctaaaacataaaataatttatatgaCTGGAAGTCAAATTTGAATAATTACATAACTAAAATACAAAATAGACAGACTTAAGTGAATATTTTCCCATACATAAAAAGTCAATATAATTAAaagatatatttataatataaattgtcATATAGCACATCATATGTCAATGACCACAATTTATATATGAGtcgtgtgagacgatctcacgggtcgtattttgtgataaagatctcttatttgggtcatccatgaaaaattattactttttattgtgaatatcggtagatttGACCCGtctaggggtgtcaaaatgTGACACGACCAGTCAACCCGACAcgacccaacacgaaaaaaatcaggttcgggttgggttgattcgggttcgtgccatgttaggcgggtttcgggttgagtcgggttaggtcgcgggttgacccacgaactttttttttgaaaatattacctatatttttatatattgtatgcttgaactaaatttattgtatatttatatgatacattttcatcatttaacatttattttgcatattttttttaacaattttttatttgatttagtaatatacttttaattttctacgattaaactttcaaatttaaatcggaaattttgttattatgtgtttaaattaaaatattattattattttttatttttttgaatttttttcattaattttttttaaaaaaattttaaaataaataaataaaattcgggttaggcgggttagacgggttgagtcgggttaTACGAGTTCGTGttgcttcgggttcgggttgagttcgggttgaaaaaaaaataaaaaaaatttcgcgggttgacccgaaacccgacccaacccaccCGTTTGACACCCctagacccgtctcacagataaaattttgtgagaccgtttcacaagagacctactcttatctataatatgatttatcaaaaaacctctctctttctttttcttttttttaataaaaaaataaataatttatatggaggtagaatttaaatttaaatttataagtCACATTCAAATTAATGAGTTGAAGGGTAagtatcattttaaaatattaatttgaattaTTCCATTATTATCAAtcacataatttaaattttaatgatACGTATACCTCCAAATATATCCCACAAATTTTCTCGTGAATTACCTTAGTCAACCAACGTCCAACGATTAGCGTAAACTAATCTTACATATTACTTTCGTCTTAATTATATAAACCTTTTTTCCCAGTTACTCCAAATATATAGTCCAGTTTTtatatttatgattattttttcttgtttttgttaCTAATATACTCATATAAACTAAGTTTTGGCAAACGTGTAActgttttttaaataaattaaataaaaataaaaaattaatatgtttgtaaactttatttttCTAATTATTTTCTTAACTTGTGTTCAGGGACGGATCCAGAAATTAAAGTTAGGGTGGACTTGAACTTAATATAACAAgtcaatttatatatttatatatatatatataaataaatatatatatatatatttatttatatatcaaatatgagatattAATATGAAAACAGTTAGCAAAATGACCttgctatttttttaaaaaaaaattattgttccTAGCGTATTCGAAATAGGAgagttaattttcaaaaaagaagtttaatcaatatcatttttcaaaatttatatattatttaaattaatatgtaaCCCGTGTAATATAAGACAAGTTTcacttaaattcaaaatttacattttaaaagtatttttagtagattttaaatgtactttcaaaattaaattatattaaataaaaaaattgataaaataaatttatcacttTTATGAGTTATTTGCACCAAACCCCTTTTGAAATATCGAAAATCTACATTTATTCACAGTGAAAGTTAAATAGGTATTTTAGATATTAACTTTTATGAGTTATTTGCACAGtgatatcttttaaaaaaattagaatgtGCTTaaatctctatatatatttaccgaaaaaaattagaattggCTCGAATATCTATAACttcatgtaaaaaaaaattgggctgGGCTACAGCCTAGGACGGGCCAAGCATAGGTCCGTCCTTGCTtgtgttaaaaatcaaataaacatatttatttaGGTCGGATTGCGCAATATAAATTGTTTAGTTCATAATTATTAGTACATGTTTTCAGGAGTACACGTGCTTAAGATTTGACAATACGAGACGACGAATTAATAGATAATTCTTTTTTTCCTACGGGATTTTTCAACTGTCAATCTCCCGATTTAACGAGGTAATATATGTAACTAGCcctaattattataataaaaatatagttATAACATATTGAACATAACATCCGTATGATCGATCCAGTTAATATCCAATATTACTATACacaaaaatttttataaaacggtctcacgagtcaattttgcgagacatatatcttatttgggtcacccatgaaaaaaaatccttttatgcacaaaattattacttattattgtaaatatagacaTGATTGATTCATGATGGACCtactattttattatatataagaTGTGAATCATCCGATCTAAAACTTAATTATTTTACAGGTATAGTACACAATTAATGGCCACTTGCTGGTGTATGTGGGAGTGAAATATGCTTGGAGAAGAACGAGGAATTAATGACAagaatacatataaataataatgTAGTAATTTAGTCGTTCATATGTACGTGGTTTCTCGTGGGCTCACGTCCGTCGAAATGCCGTTCATTCCGGTGCTGATTCCCCTGCCTTTCTTTCTTATTTGTCTTCTCTTTCAGAAAAATCGTATTCTTTATTCGGATTTCAAAGCTAACACCACATATATGTCTGTATCTCTCGAATACCTGTGAAGAAACTAATATTCTTCtcttttttatatatgttttatacaTTCTCCAGCATTAATGGTGTATCGGAACAgcaatttaatattttgaatttattattttttcgtCTTTTTTGTCGTAACCGATACGTATCACATGACTTATGTAGCGTTCACAAGAGTATATTTTGAGTGTTTCCAAGTTTCTAACCGATTAAATGTTTGGAAATGTCACTTAGAAACACTTAAAATAAGCTCTTACAAACATTACTTTCATGGTGTtgcattatgattttatgttactaTTGATTATGATGGAATTCGTATTTAAAACattttatggatattcggaaaAATCGCAGATCTGATCATCTAGTTTTAGTCTGCTATATTTGTTTTATTCGTAGTTTTGTTCTTTTTCTCGATGTAACGCCATGGTACATATAGGACTATCTTAAAACTTCAAGAAGTACTAAAGCCTTGGAGATGCACGACACGAGATTGAACCACGAATTTTGTTGGTGGGTGAATTAAATATGGTCCCTCTTATTTATTTTCTTATGAATCGAGAATGAAATGTGTTGCTGTCATTGAAGTACCTCGAAGTTTAGTTTCAACCATTTTGCTAGGAAATTAAATATagctatttattttatatattcttttaatttgTTGTCTTGACTTAGGACATCAATTGAAAATTTTGTCATTTCGAAAGATCTTGCTGTTGTCTAATCTGTGTGTGAGATGCTAATTAATCTGCcaatattcatgatttttttttgttgcaaaACTAATCAGGCTATTTTTGTAAATGTTTCGATTTTGTTAATACTTTGTAAAAAATATATAGAATCGCAGTCCATATAAATTTGGAGAGTGAatctcatgtgagaccgtctcacggatcttaatctgtgagacgggtcaaccctaccgatattcacaataaaaattaatatttttagtataaaaagtaatactttttcatggatgacataaataaaagatccgtctcacaaatacgacccgtgagaccgtctcacacaagtttttgccaaatttGGAAGATAAATCCTTACAGGATCGTTAAAAATATTGTATGAGTATAAAAATAAGAGTAGAttttttatgagacggtctcacgaacttttatctgtgagacgggtcaacaccatcgatattcataataaaaagtaatattcttagcataaaaagtaatactttttcattgataacccaaataagagatatgtctcacaaaatacgacccgtgagaccgtctcacacaagtttttgcctaaaaataattatatggtACCAATTCCAACcccattaaaaaataaaattgttttccaatattaaaattgaagggatagaaaaagaaaagaataaaGAGTTAAGACAAGAAGAGCGAGACAATAGATTAATAACACCAACAAAGAATATAGAGGATAAGAGACAAACATATGGAATATGTTACATAAGATTTAAAACTATATGAAATGTATAATTAATGAAAGCGATTTTGAATGTGTTGACCGGATACCATATATTTCACTTAGGATGGATTTGGGAGATGTATTTGAAATATATGAATTTCGATTATAGATATACAGTTAACAATAAAACAAtatatcaaatcttaaattcaattataataattttcaaataatatcttTATCGGGTGAATTTTAAATTCATCATATTTAACATGAACCATTATATgaaatgcaaaaaataaaatttgaattttatggTCATGTTGatctaaaataacaaaattatatttgattataaTATATCCATCCTTGTGCAACCTTGtgctatatttttattttggcatatattttgtgattcttgaatAAGATATGATCGATAACTATTtacttttacaaaaaaatcGTCATGTAACTTAATTTGTTTTGAATTTCGGTTTTACAAGTATTCAAAATTTGATGTTAGTgtcataagttttttttttctcaactgCTACTAATTTCCTGCCGGAGAGCTGATATAACACAAAATACTTTTACATGATATTAGATATCGCTAACATAACACCGAATATATAATACTAGCATGTCTGgcaaaataaagaaaaacaaagaaatCAACTTATTAAATTATGATCAAATTTTGATTACTTATGATACTAAAAGCGAAATCATACcgatttattaaaaaaacattaaTCTTGCAATTATTCCAATTTTTTTATGGAGTCTTTGAATAGACAAATTGGAATATTGTAATTCGTGGAGAATCTAGAGCGGATCAGGCGCTGACCATGGCTTGGGAAAATATTAACAAATGATTAAATGTTTGCTTCTTATGTTGTTCGTTTTATGCAATGGAATCGTatattcaattccatgagaatataaaataatgttaaattatttaggtCGAGGAAATAGACAAGACTAGGGACAAATAATATACAATATTAGTACTGAggatttatccaatatactacaTTCAGACAATGAATTATTTAGTCACATACGATAATATATGTAACGTAAAATTGAAATATACacatttttatgttaaaaagaAACAAACCCTAGCCATTTTtaccttttaatttttttttttttaaaaagtaagcCCACTCAATAATTGCTCATTCCAAGAAGGAAAACCCAAAATTTCAATTATATGTCAACAGATTATTGGTCATATCTATTTTTATACATAGTAGTTCTTTTGAGAAATGATATCACATATCTTTTTCGTGAGACAGATCAACCCGACTCATATTTAAAGTGAAAAGTAATATTtctaacataaaaataataatttttcaagatttgatagttctaaattatttttctttttgggACAGGGGGTGGTTTATTAATGCTAACAGTATTAAATTGTTAgtgttaattaaaatataaaaacatgaatgatatataaTTTGTATCGACGAGGAGTCACGTGAGGGGTAGCATGTTGACGCCGAGGAATGTGGTTGGGATTATCTGGCTTTCCCAAATTCCTATGGAATATTTGGACACGGGGAGGGAATATTGGTGTTTCCTTTTCTCCTTATTACATCACCTCCCCACAACCTAACCACTCCCACTATATACTATATACCATTCCACCCAACTTGTCTGCTTtggaaataaaatttatttcgtAAGGGCttctcttttccttttccttttttccCCCCTtagataaacattttaaatttcgaaaatttatacgcaaaataataaattatggcaaaaatttgtgtgagacggtctcacgagtcgtattttgtgagacggatctccaTCCatgtttttattgtgaatatcggtaagattgacccgtctcacagataaagattcgtgagatcgtctcacaagagacatactcataaATTAGTTgttgaaaataaattattaatatttttactcCGTAACTTGGCTGATACTCAATCAGGATACTACAGCTGAGGATAACATCTTATCAACCAGAAGAAATTAGACATGTATTATTTGACGCCTAGAAATGAACCCAATAAACTCGGGCTAAGGGGTGAAACCATGACAATGTAATATACCAAGGAGAGAACGTTCTAGGCTACGAATAATGTGTATATCATTGTGAATATATACTTTATAGTTAAGAATACTAGATGTTTACAATGTGCAATTCGAGGTTTAATATGCAAATTGCTGGAAAAATGAGTATCTTTTAGACTAAACGAAGTTTTAGGTAGAATAATAGAGAAAACGTGTGGGTCTCAAAGTCAAAATGGCGGGGGCAAAATTTTTTTATGGCAAatacttgtgtgagacggtctcacggctcgtattttgtgagacatatatcttatttgagtcatccattaaaaaatattactttttattgtgaatatcggtagggttagaccgtctcacaagaaacctacttttattattattattatagaaATCTAAATAATGGATAATTAATAAAGTTTTTTGACTCGAAATGATCTGATCAATAAGCAATCCTGAAGTGATAATCAACAATAACAAGAAATGCAAATTTCATGAAATAGATAGGATACACAGTGAAACCACCATATATAAATATTGACAGTATAAATCTTatgatataatattatttaaaacttttaagaTAAATTACCTAGCTACAGTagtttttcaaatatttcaaacttttattagGTTGATGAAATGGTTTGcaatatttttctttcttaaGTCAAAATTGTACCGCATTAATTTATataagaatttaaaaaaattgttttgatATTGTTTGTGTTCGGGTTTGATCAATCGGATTTTCAGTTAAGTCGACTTAAACTATATAAGAATCTATGTATTattctttttcttaaaaaaattatccaaaTATTTAGGGTTAATTCAATCATATCTGTATAATAATACTTGGTAAAAACTTGCATTAGaaagtctcacgggtcgtatttgtgaggcaactctcttatttgagtcatccatgaaaaaatattactttttatgctaagagtattactttttattgtgaatatcggtagggttgacatgtcttacatataaagatttgtgagatcaTCTCAGAAGAGATCTACTCATAATACTTTTACGGTTGATCCAATGATACATATTgatcatatataattttttaggtGAGACCACGTATTGGACGAGGCGAAAAATATGtagttaaattaatatttatatcttattgtttttgttttgatttttttcctaTTGAAATTATATGTCCACAAGATTTCTAATTAATGACCTTTTTTTTTACTTCGGATATGATCTTCTCACGTAGGGATGGAGCCAAAGGGAAGCCGTCGcctcttttgatttttttaaataaaatatgatatatgatataattattgtACTTCATTTTTCTTATCTTAAAATTTACAGTTGTCTTCCTTAAAATTTGTGATATATTTTTCGCCctacaattttatattttattttaggttCCGTCTCTGTTCTCATGGCTTGAATTTCTTATTCAAAACCCTGTAAATCCTGTGTagttagtttaattaattgctTTCTCCCCGCCATTATTTTTATCTGACATTCTGACTGCGAAAAGCATTCTGCAAGCCATTTATCTCTCTGTTCATCTTCTTCCATTTCTTTATGATCAAACCCTATACTACTCCTAGAAAGTAAAAATCCTAACCCACCCCACTCCCCCCTCCCCCCCCCACCAGTACCACACCCTCTCACACACACTAGCACACACTTCACATCCATGCAAATCATAAGGCACTCATGATATAATAATCACCTTTTGCCTACCCAAATCAATATCTAGTAATATCTACTACCCTCTTCCCAAAGCCTGAGACTTTCATTCGATCTTATTACAAT is a window encoding:
- the LOC142551552 gene encoding uncharacterized protein LOC142551552, which encodes MTIFHFFNCAILTFGPHAVYYSATPLSEYDTIGTSIKAAVVYLITTLVKLVCLATFLKVSESDNFDPYQELMKAMIGFIDVAGLYFALTRLTHRNISQNHKFQAVGLGWAFADSVLHRLAPLWVGARGLEFTWDYVLQGLEANANLVLSISLAALCSLIWLRKNKPKPLIPVIYTCAGIVATMPSITSYLRRCLGWHFPKVVGFELFISLIMAFISWQLFVACQRSSYKIAMT